The following coding sequences are from one Triticum aestivum cultivar Chinese Spring chromosome 5A, IWGSC CS RefSeq v2.1, whole genome shotgun sequence window:
- the LOC123107185 gene encoding mavicyanin, translated as MASSSAALLAVLVVAGCAGMAAAVSYTVGEAKGWVTGVDYSGWTSGKSFAVGDTLVFSYVSKVHTVTEVSQGGYTSCSGSNALAKDDSGATTVTLATPGTHYYICNIPGHCASGMKLAVTVAGGGSSAGGSTPSGASAGGSLAPAMGAVVAAAAGALLKVALF; from the exons ATGGCGTCCTCCTCTGCCGCTCTCCTCGCGGTGCTCGTCGTCGCGGGCTGCGCGGGCATGGCCGCGGCCGTGTCGTACACCGTCGGCGAAGCGAAGGGCTGGGTGACCGGCGTCGACTACTCCGGCTGGACCAGCGGCAAGTCGTTCGCCGTCGGCGACACGCTAG TGTTCAGCTACGTGAGCAAAGTGCACACGGTGACGGAGGTGAGCCAGGGCGGCTACACGTCCTGCTCCGGCAGCAACGCGCTGGCCAAAGACGACAGCGGCGCCACCACCGTCACGCTCGCGACCCCCGGCACGCACTACTACATCTGCAACATCCCCGGCCACTGCGCCAGCGGCATGAagctcgccgtcaccgtcgccgggGGCGGCTCGTCCGCGGGAGGCTCCACCCCGTCCGGCGCCTCCGCCGGGGGCTCCCTGGCCCCGGCGATGGGCGCCGTCGTCGCCGCGGCGGCGGGGGCTCTGCTCAAGGTGGCGCTGTTCTGA